The sequence ctcgggattgagttttacgcctttcgccttgagacacttgaatgtcgtttcaaggtcggagaggaggtcggaggctttcctcgtcttgactacgatgtcatcgacgtaagcctcgaccgttcgaccaatgtgctctccgaacacgtggttcatgcacctttggtatgtcgcacccgcattcctcaaaccgaatggcatagtaacgtagcagtacatgccaaagggtgtgatgaaagaagtcgcgagctggtcggactctttcatcctgatttggtgataccctgagtaggcatcgaggaaagacagggtttcgcacccagcagtggaatccacgatttgatcgatgcgaggcagagggtagggaactttcggacatgctttgtttagactagtgtagtctacacacatccgccatttccctcctttctttttcacaagcacagggttggcaagccattcgggatggaatacctctttgatgaaccctgcagctatcagcttgtggatttcctcgcctatggctttgcgcttttcttcgtcgaatcggcgcagaggctgcttcacgggtcgggctccagctcggatatccagcgagtgctcggtgacatccctcggtatgccaggcatttccgagggactccacgcaaaaacttcggcgttcacgcggagaaagtcgacgtgcactgcttcctatttggggtcgagctcggagccgatccggacgtgcttagaggcgtcgttgctggggtcgagagggacagacttaaccgtctcagctggctcgaagttgccggcgtggcgcttcgcatctggcgcctccttggagaggctctccaggtcagcgatgagggcctcagattcggcgagggcctcggcgtactccacgcactccacgtcgcattcgtacgtgtgtcggtacatggagccgacggtgatgaccccgttggggcccgacatcttgagcttgaggtaggtgtagttggggacggccatgaacttggcgtagcatggtctacccagcactgcgtggtaggttcctcggaacccgaccacctcgaacgtgagggtttcctttcggaagttggagggagtcccgaagtagacgggcaaatcgagttgcccaaggggttggacgcgtttcccggggatgatcccgtgaaagggcaggcggtgctgttttcctgtcaggtcggtcagtggagcggcgaagtgactgcggtcactttggccatgtcgactgaggagcgcgcgtcaggataaggtgtcagtcgatccttgtattaaatgctcctgcgatacggtcggttggcgtggcgatctggctaaggttgcttctccgcgaagcctgcccgagctggacctcgggcgagtcgaaggtgcgtccgttgcttgaggggaccctcgggcgagacgtgaatcctcctgggtcggctgcctttgcccgaggctgggctcgggcgaggcgagatcgtgtcccttgagtggactgagccctgacccgaattgcgcccatcaggcctttgcagctttgtgctgatgggggttaccagctgagattaggagccttggtggtacccctaattatggtcccaaaACAGAGTAATATGGTCAATTTTGGTGAAATGTTCCGGTGCAAATAATATACCCCATGAATCTTTAACAAGTTGGAAATGGTGTGAAACCTGGCTTTCCTATGACAAGAAGTACTATCCCTGGGAGATTGCAACAATCCGTTAGGCGATttgaaaaaaaaaaggaaaaaggctTGCTTTGAGAAAAAAATCATTAAAAATCTTTGAGATGATTTGCCATGCAAGTGCTCTTATGCATTATTGGACAGGGTTCAAAACATAAACAATTAGCTCATCACTGGCACCAAGATGACCTACATCTACATATTGATCACTCTTCAGACTTAAAATGATTACCACTGGCACAAACAACTCCCATTGAACCGTCAAGAGCCAGATGAGCCACAGCACCAGAACCAAACTTCTCGGCAAGCCACGGTATATAAACGTTGTTTACTGCAAAAAATATCAGCATTTATTAAGTCGTGTAAATAATACAAGTACTATTTAGAAGATACCAAACACAACTTCTAGAGCTACTTTACTAATAAGCTTTACATATAGTTTCCTTTTATATAATACTTTTTGTCTCACCACTTTTTAATTGACCTGTCTTAGCTTACATCTTGTTAAACACCGAAATTTGCATCACTAGTATTGCCGGAGGGTCTGGTTGGCAACCCCGGATGGTCCGACCTCCAGACAGTCCGGCTTGTTAGCCTGGATTGTCAGAGATTAGATCAGATCGAGGGAGAGTTCCGATTTCTTATGTTATCTTCCCGGTTTCCTGCAAGATCTTGTTCGACTTCACTTGGGAAAGGCTCTAGACCTCCCTCTATAAATATAAATGGGTACAGCCGATTGAGAGACACACAATCCAATCTTATTTTAGTCATGTACCTTTTTATCTTTCAACCCTAGATCTATTCAACCCCTCTTTTCCCTCTCTTCGGATCTACATCAATTTGAGTTCTAGGTGGGCTGCGTTGTGAACAGTCCGACGTCCTACCGCGAATAGTCCGGCACCAACCGAACAGTCTGTGTCCTACCGTGGACGGTCCGGTGAGGAGTAGAGCCGACACTGAGGTTTTACATGTCGCGCGTAAGCCCTAGAGTTCGTTAGTATTTGGCCCCAAAAAGTGCCAACACATCTATTTTAGTGCATTATGACAATTATATTAGTTATTCCATATGGAACTCACCTGCTTGAGAATCAGAAGACTCAAACTTTTTGATGTTGGGTATGTGTTGAACAATGTGATTGTCACTTCCATGCAGTCTTACTATGAACTCATTTGACATATCTGTTAGAAACATCTCATGGAGTGCCCTAATGTACTTGATTCCGTCAGGTACAGCCTTTAGATTCCTTAGACCAGCAAGTGACAAACATTGTAGATTCATCATTGTTCCATCCTCTACCTCAATCCAATTCAGATGTTCCATGTCAGCTAATTGCAGACATTTTAGATTGGGAAACCATCTGTTGCGAAAAGTTAGTTGTTCCCCAGCATATCCTCCAGTGAGGAATAGATCAACAAGATTTAACATATGAGAGAGCGAGCTAACAGGATCCTTCTTCAGACTAGACCAGTCCAATTTTAATTGCTTTAATTTCACAGAAAATATCGATGGGAGCAAGCCTCTCTCCAACTTTCCTGATAGGACAAATGTTGTCAGATTTGGCAGTGGCTTTAGCATTTCCATGTCCAGAGTCTCATTCACATTGCACGTGGAAATAATTAGTCTTTTCAGGTTAGGCATCTTTGTCAGCGAGTTCCATAACTCTGCAATGTAGCTTTGTCGCACTTCCGCAATAGCCAAACTTCTCATTAAATTCAAGTTCCCTAGCTGTGAAACCAAATCTTTATTGGCTGAAACAACCTGCAAAGCTTGGAGATTCTTTAGATGACAAATGTTACCAAAAAATTTTGTAGCACTGAAGCTGTTCGGTGATCTTTGTAGAATATCATAGAGTGCATACACCTGTAACTGCCGTAATTTAGTTAGCATAGTTATTTCCAGTGGTAACTCCTCCACATAGGTGTCTCTGAGATCCAAAACTTGTAGGTTAACGAGCTTTCCAAATGATGCTGGTATCATCTTCACTTTTGTGTAAGACATGTCTAGATAGCGCAAGTTATACAGTTCTGTGATTACACCTGGCACTTGTTCAACATTGACAAATCTTAGGCATAGGACTCTCAGTAGTCTGAAACATGATACAGTATCATGTATCCAAGAACATGGTACTTCAGTGTCAAACAAAATGAATGAGCGGAGCCGTGAGCTACTGAGAGAATTCAAGGTCTGGGCACCTCTCTGGATGCATAGGCGACGAGCTTCATGGGCAACTTGGCTTGTACTGGCACCACCATGTGCAAGTGCAACGCTAAACTTCTCCTTTTTAGCAATGGTTGAAGTTATCTCTCTCACAAGATCATGCATCAAAAATGTTCTAGCTCTTCCACATGCTTTCCTTTCTGTGACCTGAAGAAGAGAGCGTTGAGTGAGCTCCATTAGGTAACACTCAGCAACTTCCTCCATTGTTGTTCCGTCTCCTCTCTCTTCCACAAGACCTTCCGCTATCCATAGCTTGGAAATCAGCTTTCTTCTAATCTTATAATCTTCAGGAAAGATGCTGCAGTAGAGGAAGCAGCTCCTAAGATAACTTGGTAGATCATTCAAGCTCAACTTCAAGACACTGGAAATCCAGCTGAGCTCTGGATTGTTGGCTAACTGCCAGCTAAGTTGTTTGAAGAAAAATGCCCACTCATGTTCCTTTAAGTCACGGTATGACAGAATACTGCCAATAGTTACAATGGCTAGTGGCAATCCTTGGCACTTTGcaacaattttggttgcccaACATCTTATATTTTCAGGACAAATGTTATCTTCTGAAGCATGAAATGCCTTCTTACAAAACAGCTCCCAAGATTCAGCATCTTTAAGGGTTTTAAGTTCAATGACATAGTTGTCGGCTGCCAAAGAAGACACATCTTTTCTCCGGGTTGTTATCAGCACTTTACTTCCACGTTCGTTTCTGACGAATGCATAGTTCAAAAATAACCAAGCATCTTTGTCCCATACATCATCCAGGACAACGAAGTATTTTTTGTCCCTCAAATAGCTTTGTATTACCTCAACTAATCTCATGCGACTCATGGTCATGAAGCCACTTGCCATGCTTGCTCTTTCTTTTATTATTAGCTGATTTATAATTTCTCTTAGTAGCTCCTCGACTTGGTAAGTCTGAGAGACAATAACCCATGCGTGACAGTCGAAAGATGTTATGATTTTTTGGTTCTTGTAGACGGTGCTTGCAATAGCAGTTTTTCCTAAACCTCCCATACCAAGGATGGCAATTAGAGATCGGTCTTGTTTCTCCTCAAGTAGCCATTGTGTCAGTTTTCCGATTTCATCAGCATTTCCTACTATCTCAGAGTTATCTATCAGGTAGGCAGAATTTGACAGAGAAAACTGAATGGAGAGCTGAAAATTGTTAGTCCTGTCTAGTTGACTGACTGAGAAACCATATCGGTTCCTCATTTCTGATAGCCTCTGAATCCTTGCTTCTACTTGACTGATCTGGCCAGGGAACTTCTTCCATGCTGCAATGCCCTTGAACTGGTGGAACTTTCTCTTGAAGAAGCTGCTCGTATCAACGGCTTGTGCAGTAAGGTAAGCATACTCATCAATGATGTCTTCTACCTCATGGGCAACATCTCTGACTTGGTCCAACCATGCATCAAATGCCTTGTCACTGACTCTCTGTGCACTAACTTGGTTAATGAAGGCTTGCAGAACCGAGAGTTCACCCTCAATTTGTTTCATGCTATGCTCAAAATCTGTCATGAGGGGTGCTGCTTCGACCACCTCTTTGCCAATCTTTTCTAGTGCTCCTTCTGCCAAGGACAGAGCAACTTTTCTGAGAACGACCAAGAGGGCATCTGCCATATCTGCTCAAGTTTTCTGAAAAAAAAACTGTCACCTTgtcatatatataattatatttctGAACTAGATTTGCACGCAGCTCTGTAACACCTGAAATGCAAAACAAGATATTATCTATTATAAAAACGAATTGGATTTTAATCAAAACATCAAacaatgctttcgaagatcatgtACTACAGCAGTATTAGGTAGTTAAAGACTCGTCTTAACGAAATGATATAAGAAGAAGCATGAAACTGTTGCGCGATATTTAAAAAAGCAAGAAAGGTTCACGTACTCAGACCAGCTACCGAATCGTAAGGGGACGAGGTTGGACTCCAGTTTCAGGTATCCCTGACGGCACCCAAGGACCGAGCACACAGGATCTGGCCTTGTCCAGTGGCCTACGGATTGATCCAACAGCAGTGGCCTACGGATTGATCCAACAGCAGCGTACGGTAAATCTCCGCTCTACTCTACGCGTGAACAGAACGAGAGGAACGAAGAGTTTAATCTCCACGGTTGCTGGCGCCAGAGCAAGGATGgtagagaggaggaggaggaggagcaataAGGCCTACCTCGGTGAGCAGGCGAGGAGGAGAAGACGGAGAAGCAGACAAGGAAATGCAACCAAATACGAGGCGAGGTGGAGGATGCTCagtacatggacatccatcctgaTTACTAAACTTCGCTAGAGCCATCTAGGTTGTTAGAAAAGGTCGCAGGATAAAAATCAGAGTTCGATTAACCGGTCCAAAAAAGTGTTTTTAAATCGGTCCAACAAATGTTCTTTAGGTGGGGAGTTGGTTTGATCTTTGACCGGGTGCCATACAGAACGAAGGTTCGGTGGCGCCTGTTTCAAAGCCCACTAATTTTCAGCCCACGCGTCTTCCatttttctttctctctttttttatttCAAATTTACGAAAAATCAACTGCGCCATTGACGAGAAAGGAAGGATACGGTGAGAAAGATTCATCCTCCCTCACGCCTCTTCTGCGGAATCCAGGGACCCGGCGGGCTGCATCATTGACGAGCACCGCAGTTCTTTGATGAATCTAGAATGTGCTGTATCCAGAGTTTCGCCACTTGGTACCAAGACCATGCTCCGCATGAAGGATGCAACCCAGCCTTTTCCAGTTAGGTGCAAACACAGAAGATTTAGAGATTGACCGGCCTTGCAAGGAGCCTGTTAGGTTGAGGACTTGAGATCTACAACGTTCCCTATTTCCTTGTGAAGTCTAGAAGCCACCAGAGACTCATGGTCATGaaaccatttaccatgcttgttgTCTGGTCTTTCAGCTGATTTATGTTTTCTCTTAgtacttcatcaatttgagcaatCCAGGCATGACAGTCAAAAGATGTCCTTATCTGCTGGTTCTTGTAGACACTGCTAGCGGTAGTTTTCCCTAAACCTCCCATACCAGACCGTTCTTGTTTCTCCTCAAGAAGCCACCGCGTCAATCTCTGAATTTCATCAGCATTTTCCACTACATCAGATTTATCACTTAGGTAAGCAGAATCTAACATAGACAGCTGATTGGCAAGCTGCAAATTGTTCCCCCGTCTAGTTCACCAACCGAGATGCCATACCGATTCCTCGTTCTGCCATACCGATTCACCAACCGAGATGCCATACCGTTTGCTGAGAGAAGAGAATGCTTCAGACACTTAATGGGAAACTATGTCAAACACCATGCTGGTTCAGAGCACATGTATCCAGCAGCGAGGGCATATAGGAGCGATGTATTTGAACACCATGTTAGCCAGGTCAGAAATGTTCATAAGATTGCTGAGTACTTAGACCATCACCACAAATTCCTTTGGTACAGGAGTGGTTTCAACAAAGATATCAAATGTGATTACATCACAAATAACATGGCTGAGGTTTTTAATAACTGGGTTAAAGACCACAAAGACCTTC is a genomic window of Zea mays cultivar B73 chromosome 5, Zm-B73-REFERENCE-NAM-5.0, whole genome shotgun sequence containing:
- the LOC103626399 gene encoding disease resistance protein RPM1; this translates as MADALLVVLRKVALSLAEGALEKIGKEVVEAAPLMTDFEHSMKQIEGELSVLQAFINQVSAQRVSDKAFDAWLDQVRDVAHEVEDIIDEYAYLTAQAVDTSSFFKRKFHQFKGIAAWKKFPGQISQVEARIQRLSEMRNRYGFSVSQLDRTNNFQLSIQFSLSNSAYLIDNSEIVGNADEIGKLTQWLLEEKQDRSLIAILGMGGLGKTAIASTVYKNQKIITSFDCHAWVIVSQTYQVEELLREIINQLIIKERASMASGFMTMSRMRLVEVIQSYLRDKKYFVVLDDVWDKDAWLFLNYAFVRNERGSKVLITTRRKDVSSLAADNYVIELKTLKDAESWELFCKKAFHASEDNICPENIRCWATKIVAKCQGLPLAIVTIGSILSYRDLKEHEWAFFFKQLSWQLANNPELSWISSVLKLSLNDLPSYLRSCFLYCSIFPEDYKIRRKLISKLWIAEGLVEERGDGTTMEEVAECYLMELTQRSLLQVTERKACGRARTFLMHDLVREITSTIAKKEKFSVALAHGGASTSQVAHEARRLCIQRGAQTLNSLSSSRLRSFILFDTEVPCSWIHDTVSCFRLLRVLCLRFVNVEQVPGVITELYNLRYLDMSYTKVKMIPASFGKLVNLQVLDLRDTYVEELPLEITMLTKLRQLQVYALYDILQRSPNSFSATKFFGNICHLKNLQALQVVSANKDLVSQLGNLNLMRSLAIAEVRQSYIAELWNSLTKMPNLKRLIISTCNVNETLDMEMLKPLPNLTTFVLSGKLERGLLPSIFSVKLKQLKLDWSSLKKDPVSSLSHMLNLVDLFLTGGYAGEQLTFRNRWFPNLKCLQLADMEHLNWIEVEDGTMMNLQCLSLAGLRNLKAVPDGIKYIRALHEMFLTDMSNEFIVRLHGSDNHIVQHIPNIKKFESSDSQAVNNVYIPWLAEKFGSGAVAHLALDGSMGVVCASGNHFKSEE